In Arachis hypogaea cultivar Tifrunner chromosome 2, arahy.Tifrunner.gnm2.J5K5, whole genome shotgun sequence, a genomic segment contains:
- the LOC112746090 gene encoding uncharacterized protein: MPAPTPFTSASAMIRRRLLQSTRTRGGASSGPSRWTSPGHEETPKGLLFNRTPPPPGQSRKWEDWELPCYVTSFLTIVILGVGLNAKPDLTIETWAHEKALERLKMENSLAASTGATTTTTDNNNNNSDNGDNVEDVPHSES; encoded by the coding sequence ATGCCAGCTCCAACACCTTTCACGAGCGCATCGGCCATGATCCGCCGCCGCCTCCTTCAATCCACCCGCACGCGCGGAGGTGCATCCTCCGGGCCTAGCCGCTGGACAAGCCCGGGCCATGAGGAAACTCCCAAGGGCCTTCTCTTCAACCGCACCCCTCCTCCCCCGGGTCAGTCCCGCAAGTGGGAGGATTGGGAGCTTCCTTGCTACGTCACCAGCTTCCTCACCATCGTCATCCTCGGCGTCGGGCTCAACGCCAAGCCCGACCTCACCATCGAGACCTGGGCCCACGAGAAGGCCCTCGAGCGCCTCAAGATGGAGAACAGCCTCGCCGCCTCAACCGGAGCAACAACCACCACTAccgacaacaataacaacaacagcgATAACGGCGATAACGTTGAAGATGTGCCCCACTCTGAGTCTTGA